Proteins co-encoded in one Candidatus Angelobacter sp. genomic window:
- a CDS encoding LysE family transporter, which translates to MASLSDYLIPALTGFLSGFLVSIPVGPINISIVNEGAVRGFGWAFLIGLGATIMEVIYCAVAFAGFAPLFDSRWVKATMELVSFLLMLGLGVKYLLARSLPATTRSVESIEHRLHPHTAFWTGFVRCLGNPGVLLWWITAAATFIAHDRMNDTWPSKGACLLGVALGCFAWFTLLSFLAARRHGRFSTNTLLKMSRASGATLLVVSLLIGARLVRLLAHR; encoded by the coding sequence ATGGCCAGTCTCTCTGATTACCTGATACCCGCCCTCACTGGTTTTCTGAGCGGGTTTCTCGTTTCGATTCCGGTCGGGCCCATCAACATTTCCATTGTGAACGAAGGCGCGGTGCGTGGCTTCGGCTGGGCGTTCCTCATCGGCCTGGGGGCGACGATCATGGAGGTGATCTACTGCGCCGTTGCGTTTGCCGGATTCGCTCCCCTGTTCGATTCGCGGTGGGTCAAGGCGACGATGGAACTGGTCAGCTTCCTGTTGATGCTCGGTCTCGGCGTGAAATATCTGCTGGCGCGTTCGCTGCCCGCCACCACGCGCAGTGTCGAGTCCATCGAACACCGCCTCCATCCACACACGGCCTTCTGGACCGGGTTCGTCCGTTGTCTCGGCAACCCGGGCGTGTTGCTGTGGTGGATCACCGCCGCGGCCACGTTCATCGCGCACGATCGGATGAACGACACCTGGCCCAGCAAGGGCGCCTGTCTCCTCGGCGTGGCGCTCGGCTGCTTCGCCTGGTTCACGCTGTTGAGCTTCCTCGCCGCACGAAGGCACGGGCGATTTTCGACCAACACGCTCCTGAAAATGTCGCGCGCGTCCGGCGCAACCCTGCTGGTTGTGTCGCTGCTCATTGGCGCGCGGCTCGTTCGGTTGCTGGCCCACCGGTAA